The following coding sequences are from one Saprospiraceae bacterium window:
- a CDS encoding efflux RND transporter permease subunit, which translates to MLNSIIEFSIRHKLLIGLITVVFIIYGSYQVTKLPIDAVPDITDNQVQIITVAPSYGAIDIERLLTYPIEQSSSNIPGIKEIRSFSRFGLSLVTIVFKDEVDVYWARQQVAERIQQIQGILPPGMGTPELGPVSTGLGEIYQYVVKAAKSYESKYGPTELRTIQDWIVRRQLLGVEGVAEVSSFGGKVKQFHVAISPDKLNSISLSLEDVFNAIESNNGNTGGSYIDKGPTIQYIRSEGLITSKSDIENIVVRSLKTGESYFIRDIAQVELGTATRYGAMCMEGSGEVSGAVVMMLKGANSNQVIKNIKEKIESIRKTLPEGVEIEPFLDRTKMVNNAISTVEKNLMEGALIVVFILVVFLGNLRAGLLVASVIPLSMLFAISMMNYFGVSGNLMSLGALDFGLIVDGAVIIVEAVLHQLHINSSLKSVHVVHHQDLDKTIEHTTKKMMNSAVFGQVIILIVYLPILTLQGVEGKMFRPMAQTVSFALLGAFLLSLTYIPMMSSLILKQEGAQKKNLSDIVFEKLSKLYRQSLEYAIRYSKWIVAFVLFSFAGSIFVMLKLGGEFIPELEEGDFAVDTRVLTGSNLQTTIEYTQKAASLLKDKFPEVIKIVTKIGSGEVPTDPMPIEASDMMVILKDKKEWTSAKTFDQLAEKMGAELNAIPGITAGFQYPVQMRFNELMTGARQDVVCKIYGENLDSLAHLALKLGNIVSTVEGTENLYVEPINGLPQIIIQYDRSQTAHYGIDIADANRMVNMAFAGQSAGLVFEDEKRFDLVVRLDSASREQIQDVKNLLIATKSGVQIPLSHIANVELKLGPNQIQREDAKRRIVVGFNIRAKDVQSVVSDLQKKVESNLQFPPGYYVTYGGSFESLEKAKSRLMIAVPAALLMIFFLLYFAFNSIKHALLIYSAIPLSAMGGIYFLAFRGMPFSISAGIGFIALFGVSVLNGIVLISEFNRLHQSGMQNTHEIVIKGTLMRLRPVLMTAFVASLGFLPMALSNGAGAEVQRPLATVVIGGLMIATFLTLIVLPILYLWFEKFTSKNSK; encoded by the coding sequence GTGTTAAACTCAATAATAGAATTTTCCATTCGACATAAACTGTTGATTGGCCTGATCACTGTCGTTTTTATCATCTACGGCTCCTATCAGGTAACAAAACTTCCCATTGATGCTGTCCCGGACATTACGGACAATCAAGTTCAAATCATTACTGTAGCTCCATCTTATGGTGCAATAGACATAGAGAGGTTGCTGACTTACCCTATAGAACAATCTTCTTCTAATATTCCAGGTATAAAGGAAATAAGAAGTTTCAGCAGGTTCGGTCTTTCTTTGGTGACCATCGTTTTCAAAGATGAAGTAGATGTCTACTGGGCCCGTCAGCAAGTAGCGGAAAGAATTCAACAGATTCAGGGGATACTTCCACCTGGAATGGGGACGCCTGAGTTAGGTCCTGTAAGCACAGGCTTGGGCGAAATTTATCAGTATGTTGTGAAAGCTGCCAAGTCTTATGAATCAAAATATGGCCCAACTGAACTTCGGACAATTCAAGATTGGATCGTAAGACGTCAACTGCTTGGTGTCGAAGGTGTAGCAGAAGTCAGTTCATTTGGTGGAAAGGTCAAGCAATTCCATGTTGCGATATCACCCGATAAACTCAACTCCATATCTCTTAGCTTGGAAGATGTTTTTAATGCTATTGAGTCGAATAACGGCAATACCGGTGGCTCATATATTGACAAAGGCCCCACCATCCAGTACATCAGGTCTGAGGGGCTCATCACATCAAAATCTGACATAGAAAATATCGTCGTCCGTTCATTGAAAACAGGTGAATCATATTTTATAAGAGACATCGCACAGGTAGAGTTGGGGACAGCCACCAGATACGGCGCGATGTGTATGGAGGGAAGTGGTGAAGTCTCAGGTGCGGTGGTCATGATGCTCAAAGGAGCAAACAGCAACCAGGTTATCAAAAACATCAAGGAAAAAATTGAAAGTATCAGAAAAACACTCCCTGAAGGTGTCGAAATAGAGCCTTTTTTGGACCGAACTAAAATGGTCAATAATGCGATCAGTACAGTAGAAAAAAATTTGATGGAAGGTGCATTGATCGTAGTATTTATACTTGTGGTTTTTCTTGGAAATTTGCGTGCCGGCCTATTGGTGGCTTCTGTGATTCCGCTTTCAATGTTGTTTGCTATTAGCATGATGAATTATTTTGGAGTAAGCGGAAATTTGATGAGTCTGGGTGCTCTGGATTTTGGTCTAATCGTAGATGGTGCTGTGATAATCGTAGAAGCAGTACTCCATCAACTACATATCAATTCTTCACTAAAATCAGTACATGTAGTTCACCATCAAGATTTAGACAAGACAATAGAACACACCACAAAAAAAATGATGAATAGTGCAGTGTTTGGACAAGTCATCATTTTGATTGTATATCTACCAATTCTCACTTTACAAGGAGTTGAAGGTAAAATGTTTAGACCGATGGCTCAAACAGTTTCTTTTGCACTCTTAGGTGCATTTTTATTGTCGTTAACTTATATCCCAATGATGAGTTCATTGATTTTGAAACAAGAAGGCGCTCAAAAAAAGAATCTTTCAGATATTGTTTTTGAGAAACTATCCAAACTTTATAGACAGAGTTTGGAATATGCAATAAGGTATTCAAAATGGATAGTAGCGTTTGTATTATTCAGTTTTGCAGGATCCATTTTTGTAATGCTGAAACTCGGAGGTGAGTTCATACCAGAATTGGAAGAAGGAGATTTTGCAGTAGATACAAGGGTACTAACAGGTAGTAATCTCCAAACAACAATAGAGTATACACAAAAAGCTGCATCATTATTAAAAGACAAATTTCCAGAGGTCATCAAGATTGTAACAAAGATCGGAAGTGGTGAAGTTCCTACAGACCCAATGCCTATTGAGGCAAGTGATATGATGGTCATCCTGAAGGATAAAAAGGAATGGACTTCTGCAAAAACTTTCGATCAATTGGCAGAAAAAATGGGTGCTGAACTGAATGCCATTCCTGGCATCACAGCAGGTTTTCAGTATCCTGTCCAAATGCGATTTAATGAATTGATGACAGGAGCAAGGCAAGATGTGGTATGCAAAATCTATGGTGAAAACTTAGACTCCCTTGCTCATCTTGCATTGAAACTGGGCAATATTGTCAGTACTGTGGAAGGTACAGAAAATCTATACGTAGAACCAATCAATGGATTGCCTCAAATCATCATTCAGTATGACAGAAGCCAAACTGCCCATTATGGAATTGATATCGCAGATGCTAATCGTATGGTGAATATGGCATTTGCAGGCCAAAGTGCAGGGCTGGTATTTGAAGATGAAAAGAGATTTGATTTAGTAGTTAGATTAGATTCTGCAAGCAGAGAGCAAATTCAAGATGTCAAAAATTTGCTCATTGCAACAAAAAGCGGAGTTCAAATTCCGCTTTCTCATATTGCAAATGTTGAATTAAAATTGGGACCAAATCAGATTCAACGAGAAGATGCAAAACGAAGGATAGTAGTAGGATTCAATATAAGGGCTAAGGATGTACAAAGCGTTGTGTCAGATCTCCAGAAAAAAGTGGAAAGCAATCTGCAGTTTCCACCTGGTTACTACGTCACTTATGGAGGATCATTTGAAAGTTTGGAGAAAGCAAAATCTCGACTTATGATAGCTGTACCAGCAGCATTGTTGATGATTTTTTTCTTGTTGTATTTCGCATTTAATAGTATTAAGCATGCATTGTTGATATACTCCGCTATTCCACTTTCCGCAATGGGTGGTATTTATTTTTTGGCTTTTCGAGGAATGCCATTCAGCATAAGTGCCGGTATTGGTTTTATTGCATTGTTTGGAGTCTCCGTATTGAATGGTATTGTCTTGATTTCGGAGTTTAATCGTCTCCATCAATCCGGGATGCAAAACACACATGAGATAGTAATCAAAGGAACCTTAATGAGGTTGAGGCCCGTGCTTATGACAGCATTTGTTGCTTCATTAGGATTCTTACCCATGGCATTGAGCAATGGTGCAGGCGCAGAAGTGCAGAGACCTCTTGCAACTGTGGTTATCGGTGGATTAATGATTGCAACATTTTTAACCTTAATAGTTTTGCCAATATTGTACCTCTGGTTTGAAAAGTTTACTTCAAAAAATTCAAAATGA